One window of uncultured Erythrobacter sp. genomic DNA carries:
- a CDS encoding transglycosylase domain-containing protein: MTETPTIEAESQTALDYFRYRAARDFGGALQWFREKWRASWLFKLLAAGFIAFIVLWVAIWIWLASDLPEADSLVDYQTPLPTVVRGIDGEIVHSYARERRVQLQFGDYPDQLVNAYLSAEDKTFFSHGGVDVTGTANAVFDYLTKYGSGERAVGGSTITQQLAKVLLLGDEYSVTRKLKEMILASRIEQVLSKEEILELYLNEIPLGRRSFGVQAAARAYFDKDVGDLELHEVAFLAILPKAPERYGRAGEEEAAMQRRDFVLSQMEDNGFITAAERAEAAAQPLGLVRQRSTRSADAGYFLEEVRRQLIADFGESVEDGENSVYAGGLWVRTSLDVDLQSAARDALRRGLVRYHGRRGWSGPIATIPMEEGNWAGQLASSFLSISYEDWRVGVVTQRSGSSATIGFSNGDEAPLSSLPNELKAGDVIAVQPQGQGYAVGTLPEVQGAIVVQNAQSGRVLAMQGGFDHRLSDFNRATQASRQPGSTIKPFVYATGLDQGMTPSTEIDNTRYCYYQGRQLGEKCIRGGRAGQFPMRYGLEQSQNIMTVQIGMQAGMENVVETIQDLGISDDPDPYAATSLGAEETTVMRMVSAYSALANHGRLNEPTVIDYVQDRNGNVIWRADSRSCNGCNMAEYDGSAMPRFGIKGTEVMDPRTAFQVMHMLEGVVTRGTATVLNGLNLPLFGKTGTTTGPKDVWFVGGTQRLVVGSYLGFDTPRNMGGYAFGGTIVAPIVKDFIENSRDHWSSLPAIAPDGIRMVRVDRRTGKRVMDGWPSGDPRGDIIWEAFKPDSEPERSTRQDEIAAKRDEILELIRAGREGRSDAAGGEGEPTNFAEEQGGIY, encoded by the coding sequence ATGACCGAGACCCCTACAATCGAAGCCGAGAGCCAGACAGCGCTCGACTACTTCCGCTATCGCGCGGCCCGCGATTTTGGCGGCGCGCTGCAATGGTTCCGCGAGAAATGGCGCGCCAGCTGGCTGTTCAAGCTGCTGGCGGCGGGCTTTATCGCGTTCATAGTGTTGTGGGTCGCGATCTGGATCTGGCTAGCGAGCGACTTGCCAGAGGCGGATTCGCTGGTCGATTACCAAACCCCGCTGCCCACCGTTGTGCGCGGGATTGATGGCGAGATCGTCCACTCCTATGCCCGCGAGCGCCGGGTCCAGCTGCAATTCGGCGACTACCCCGATCAGCTCGTCAACGCCTATCTCTCGGCGGAGGACAAGACCTTTTTCAGCCATGGCGGCGTCGATGTAACCGGCACAGCCAATGCGGTGTTCGATTACCTGACCAAATATGGCTCGGGAGAGCGCGCCGTGGGCGGCTCGACCATCACGCAGCAGCTCGCGAAGGTGTTGCTGCTGGGGGATGAGTACTCGGTCACGCGCAAGCTGAAGGAAATGATCCTCGCCAGCCGGATCGAGCAGGTGCTCAGCAAAGAGGAAATCCTCGAACTTTACCTCAATGAAATCCCGCTGGGCCGGCGCAGTTTCGGTGTGCAAGCCGCCGCGCGCGCCTATTTCGACAAGGATGTCGGCGATCTGGAACTGCATGAGGTCGCCTTCCTCGCCATCCTGCCAAAAGCGCCCGAACGCTATGGCCGTGCAGGTGAGGAAGAGGCCGCGATGCAGCGGCGCGATTTCGTGCTCTCGCAGATGGAAGACAATGGCTTCATCACCGCTGCCGAACGTGCAGAAGCCGCCGCGCAGCCGCTGGGCCTTGTCCGCCAGCGTTCAACCCGCAGCGCCGATGCGGGCTATTTCCTCGAAGAAGTACGCCGCCAGTTGATCGCCGACTTTGGCGAAAGCGTCGAGGACGGCGAGAACAGCGTCTATGCAGGCGGCTTGTGGGTGCGCACATCGCTCGACGTCGATCTGCAAAGCGCCGCGCGCGATGCCTTGCGCCGCGGTCTGGTGCGTTATCACGGGCGGCGCGGTTGGTCAGGGCCGATTGCGACGATCCCGATGGAGGAAGGCAATTGGGCGGGTCAGCTCGCCAGTTCCTTCCTGTCGATCAGTTACGAGGATTGGCGCGTCGGAGTTGTGACCCAGCGCAGTGGCTCCTCAGCTACAATCGGCTTCTCCAATGGCGACGAAGCGCCGCTCAGCAGCCTTCCCAATGAGCTCAAGGCAGGCGATGTGATTGCAGTGCAGCCGCAGGGTCAGGGCTATGCGGTGGGCACTCTGCCCGAAGTGCAGGGCGCAATCGTGGTGCAGAACGCGCAGTCAGGCCGTGTGCTGGCCATGCAGGGCGGTTTCGATCACCGCCTGTCGGACTTTAACCGAGCAACGCAGGCCTCGCGCCAACCCGGCTCGACCATCAAGCCTTTCGTCTACGCCACCGGCCTCGATCAGGGCATGACCCCATCGACCGAGATCGATAACACGCGTTACTGTTATTATCAGGGCCGCCAACTGGGTGAAAAATGCATTCGCGGCGGGCGCGCGGGGCAGTTCCCGATGCGTTACGGCCTTGAGCAATCGCAGAACATCATGACGGTGCAGATCGGCATGCAGGCGGGCATGGAGAATGTCGTCGAGACCATCCAGGACCTGGGCATTTCGGACGACCCCGATCCTTATGCCGCGACCTCGCTCGGTGCTGAGGAAACGACCGTTATGCGCATGGTTTCGGCCTATTCCGCGCTCGCCAATCATGGCCGTCTGAACGAACCGACTGTCATCGACTATGTGCAGGACCGCAATGGCAACGTCATTTGGCGCGCAGACAGCCGCAGCTGCAATGGCTGCAACATGGCCGAATATGACGGCAGCGCGATGCCGCGTTTCGGGATCAAGGGCACCGAGGTCATGGACCCGCGCACCGCGTTTCAGGTGATGCACATGCTCGAAGGGGTGGTCACACGCGGAACCGCGACTGTGCTCAACGGCCTAAACCTGCCGCTCTTTGGCAAGACCGGGACCACGACTGGCCCGAAAGATGTGTGGTTCGTCGGCGGCACGCAGCGTCTGGTTGTGGGTTCGTATCTCGGCTTTGACACACCGCGCAATATGGGCGGCTATGCCTTTGGCGGCACGATCGTCGCGCCGATCGTCAAGGACTTCATCGAAAACTCGCGCGATCACTGGTCTAGTCTGCCTGCGATCGCTCCTGATGGCATTCGCATGGTCCGCGTCGACCGGCGCACCGGCAAGCGGGTGATGGATGGCTGGCCTAGCGGCGATCCGCGCGGTGACATCATCTGGGAGGCCTTCAAGCCCGATAGCGAGCCTGAACGTTCAACCCGTCAGGACGAGATCGCCGCCAAACGCGACGAGATCCTCGAACTGATCCGGGCAGGCCGCGAAGGGCGCAGCGATGCGGCAGGCGGCGAGGGCGAGCCAACCAACTTTGCCGAGGAGCAGGGCGGGATTTACTAA
- a CDS encoding N-acetylmuramoyl-L-alanine amidase has protein sequence MSVRSLLLLIVAVPALLLGGAAALGMTIPVPEWGRDYVLRFALDPQDAPLDLPEIEGPDDPTRPLVVIDAGHGGRDPGSVAGEEGGAQVLEKDIVLSLALALRDELLAEGGIRVALTRDDDRIIVLADRPQIARQLGADLFLSVHADSAGDRRDVGGASIYTLSNEASSEAAARFAERENAADRLNGITIEGQSEEVSNILVELSQQRTQEDATDFASLIAREGQGRIRFHPQPRRSAELAVLRAPDVPGVLFESGFVTNDADRSRLMTEEGRAEYAAVLARAIRVYFARRAEP, from the coding sequence ATGAGTGTGCGCTCGCTTCTCTTGCTGATTGTCGCGGTTCCTGCCTTGCTGCTGGGCGGGGCGGCGGCATTGGGGATGACGATACCCGTGCCCGAATGGGGGCGCGATTACGTGCTGCGCTTTGCGCTCGACCCGCAAGATGCGCCGCTGGACCTGCCCGAGATCGAAGGGCCGGATGATCCGACGCGGCCACTGGTGGTGATTGATGCGGGCCATGGCGGGCGCGATCCGGGATCAGTCGCGGGCGAAGAGGGCGGGGCGCAGGTGCTTGAGAAAGACATTGTTCTCTCGCTTGCGCTGGCGCTGCGGGATGAGTTGCTGGCGGAAGGCGGGATCCGTGTCGCGCTAACCCGCGATGATGACCGGATTATCGTACTGGCCGACCGTCCGCAGATCGCGCGGCAGCTCGGCGCGGACCTGTTCCTCTCGGTCCACGCCGATTCCGCCGGTGATAGGCGCGATGTCGGCGGGGCGAGCATCTACACGCTCTCGAATGAAGCATCGAGCGAGGCCGCCGCGCGCTTTGCCGAGCGCGAGAACGCCGCCGACCGGCTCAACGGGATCACGATTGAAGGGCAAAGCGAGGAGGTCAGCAACATCCTTGTCGAACTCTCGCAGCAGCGCACGCAGGAGGACGCCACCGATTTTGCCTCCCTGATTGCGCGCGAGGGGCAGGGGCGCATCCGTTTCCACCCGCAGCCGCGGCGATCAGCCGAACTCGCGGTGCTGCGCGCACCTGACGTCCCCGGCGTGCTGTTCGAAAGCGGCTTTGTCACCAATGATGCCGACCGTTCGCGGCTGATGACCGAGGAAGGCCGCGCGGAATATGCAGCCGTGCTTGCCCGGGCGATCCGGGTCTATTTCGCGCGCCGCGCCGAACCTTGA